The following proteins are co-located in the Labrys monachus genome:
- a CDS encoding acyl-CoA carboxylase subunit beta — MKHILVELETRRSKALMGGGEKRIAAQHAKGKLTARERLELLLDAGSFEEFDAFVEHRAVDFGMDKTRIAGDGVVTGWGTVNGRKIFVFAKDFTVFGGSLSETHANKINKIQDMALKNRAPIVGLFDAGGARIQEGVAALGGYGEVFRRNVLASGVIPQISLIMGPCAGGDVYSPAMTDFIFMVKDTSYMFVTGPDVTKTVTNETVTAEELGGASIHAVRSSVADGAYENDVEALLQMRRLIDFLPANNSEGPPELPSFDDAERLEPSLDTLVPDNPNKPYDMKELVAKLADEGDFFEIQEKFARNIITGFARIAGRTVGIVANQPMVLAGVLDSDASRKGARFVRFCNAFEIPIVTLVDVPGFLPGTAQEYGGLIKHGAKLLFAYSQATVPLVTVITRKAYGGAYDVMASKHVGADVNYAWPTAQIAVMGAKGAVEIIFRTDVADPEKIADHVKQYEDRFLSPFVAAERGYIDEVIEPSQTRKRVARALAMLRHKHVEAPRKKHDNIPL; from the coding sequence ATGAAGCATATTCTCGTCGAACTCGAAACGCGCCGGTCGAAGGCCCTGATGGGCGGCGGCGAAAAGCGCATCGCCGCGCAGCACGCCAAGGGCAAGCTCACCGCCCGCGAACGGCTGGAACTCCTGCTCGATGCCGGCTCCTTCGAGGAGTTCGATGCCTTCGTCGAACACCGTGCGGTCGATTTCGGCATGGACAAGACGCGCATCGCCGGCGACGGCGTCGTCACCGGATGGGGAACCGTGAACGGGCGCAAGATCTTCGTCTTCGCCAAGGACTTCACCGTCTTCGGCGGCTCGCTCTCCGAGACCCACGCCAACAAGATCAACAAGATCCAGGACATGGCGCTGAAGAACCGGGCGCCGATCGTCGGCCTGTTCGATGCGGGCGGCGCCCGCATCCAGGAGGGCGTGGCGGCGCTCGGCGGCTATGGCGAGGTGTTCCGGCGCAACGTGCTGGCCTCCGGCGTCATTCCGCAGATCTCGCTGATCATGGGCCCCTGCGCCGGCGGCGACGTCTATTCCCCCGCGATGACCGACTTCATCTTCATGGTCAAGGACACGAGCTACATGTTCGTGACCGGGCCCGACGTCACCAAGACGGTGACCAACGAGACGGTGACGGCGGAGGAACTCGGCGGCGCCTCCATTCATGCGGTGCGCTCCTCGGTGGCGGACGGCGCCTATGAGAACGATGTCGAGGCGCTGCTGCAGATGCGCCGCCTGATCGACTTCCTGCCGGCCAACAACAGCGAGGGGCCGCCGGAGCTGCCGTCCTTCGACGATGCGGAACGGCTGGAGCCCTCGCTCGACACGCTGGTGCCGGACAACCCGAACAAGCCCTACGACATGAAGGAACTCGTCGCCAAGCTGGCCGACGAGGGCGATTTCTTCGAGATCCAGGAAAAGTTCGCGCGCAACATCATTACCGGCTTTGCCCGCATCGCGGGGCGGACCGTCGGCATCGTCGCCAACCAGCCGATGGTGCTGGCCGGCGTCCTCGATTCCGATGCGAGCCGCAAGGGCGCGCGTTTCGTGCGCTTCTGCAACGCCTTCGAGATCCCGATCGTCACCCTCGTCGACGTGCCCGGCTTCCTGCCCGGCACCGCGCAGGAATATGGCGGCCTGATCAAGCACGGGGCCAAGCTGCTGTTCGCCTATTCGCAGGCGACGGTGCCGCTGGTGACGGTGATCACGCGCAAGGCCTATGGCGGTGCCTATGACGTGATGGCGTCCAAACATGTCGGCGCCGACGTGAATTATGCTTGGCCGACGGCTCAGATCGCCGTGATGGGCGCCAAGGGCGCCGTCGAGATCATCTTCCGCACCGACGTCGCCGATCCCGAGAAGATCGCCGACCACGTCAAGCAATATGAGGACCGCTTCCTCTCGCCCTTCGTCGCGGCCGAGCGCGGCTATATCGACGAGGTGATCGAGCCTTCGCAGACGCGCAAGCGCGTGGCGCGGGCTCTCGCGATGCTGCGGCACAAGCATGTCGAGGCCCCTCGCAAGAAGCACGACAACATCCCGCTGTAA
- a CDS encoding secondary thiamine-phosphate synthase enzyme YjbQ: MPQTILTISTRGQGLYEFTAQANAFVRQAGIDVGLLTAFVRHTSASLLIQENADPDVRTDLEAFFARLVPPADDPAMHYLVHRLEGPDDMPAHIKSALTQVSLSIPIGGGALMLGTWQGLYLFEHRDRPHRREVVLHANA, translated from the coding sequence ATGCCGCAGACCATCCTCACCATCTCGACCAGGGGGCAGGGCCTCTACGAGTTCACCGCGCAGGCGAACGCCTTCGTGCGCCAGGCCGGGATCGACGTCGGCCTGCTCACCGCCTTCGTGCGCCATACCTCCGCGTCCCTGCTCATCCAGGAAAATGCCGATCCCGATGTGCGGACGGACCTCGAGGCCTTCTTCGCCCGCCTGGTGCCGCCGGCCGATGACCCGGCCATGCATTACCTTGTGCATCGGCTCGAAGGTCCCGACGACATGCCGGCGCATATCAAGTCGGCGTTGACGCAGGTCTCCCTTTCGATCCCGATCGGCGGGGGCGCGCTGATGCTCGGCACCTGGCAGGGGCTCTATCTCTTCGAGCACCGAGACCGGCCGCATCGCCGCGAGGTCGTCCTGCACGCGAACGCCTGA
- a CDS encoding ATP12 family chaperone protein: MHAAQKGMKPELPRRFYKEAGVVERDGLFAVALDGKVARTPGKALLALETADLAAMLAAEWAGQGDRIDPFAMPMTRIANSAIDGVAAAREAVIAEIASYGGSDLLCYRADGPEELVRRQNEAWNPVLRWAVEELGAGLVVTQGIMHRPQPAEALTAIGRQVADFDDLGLASLHVATTLTGSVLLALALARGHLEAESAWAAAHVDEDYQAQLWGADDEALQRRAWRWREMEAAAKLLARAR, encoded by the coding sequence ATGCATGCGGCACAGAAGGGCATGAAGCCGGAGCTGCCGCGCCGCTTCTACAAGGAAGCCGGTGTCGTCGAGCGTGATGGGCTCTTCGCCGTGGCGCTCGACGGCAAGGTCGCCCGCACCCCCGGCAAGGCCCTGCTCGCCTTGGAGACGGCCGATCTCGCGGCAATGCTCGCGGCCGAATGGGCGGGGCAGGGCGATCGCATCGATCCCTTCGCCATGCCGATGACGCGCATCGCCAATTCCGCCATCGACGGCGTCGCCGCCGCCCGCGAGGCGGTGATCGCCGAGATCGCCTCCTATGGCGGTTCGGATCTGCTGTGCTACCGCGCCGACGGACCGGAGGAACTGGTCCGCCGGCAGAACGAGGCGTGGAACCCGGTTCTGCGCTGGGCGGTCGAGGAGCTGGGAGCCGGCCTCGTGGTCACCCAGGGCATCATGCACCGGCCCCAGCCCGCCGAGGCGCTGACCGCGATCGGCCGGCAGGTGGCGGACTTCGACGATCTCGGCCTCGCCAGCCTGCACGTCGCCACCACGCTGACGGGCTCCGTGCTGCTCGCTCTGGCCCTGGCGCGCGGCCATCTGGAAGCCGAATCCGCCTGGGCCGCTGCCCATGTCGACGAGGACTATCAGGCCCAGCTGTGGGGCGCCGACGACGAGGCCCTGCAGCGCCGCGCCTGGCGCTGGCGCGAGATGGAGGCCGCGGCCAAGCTGCTGGCTCGGGCGAGATAG
- a CDS encoding HAD-IA family hydrolase, translating to MKLVLFDVDGTLLDSQHLIYSALSETLARMERPLMDRAFMLSIVGLSLETAMVHLLGPETPTAEVERAAGHYRDIFQVLRADPAYAAPLFPGALETVAALRRRDDVVLGIATGKSQRGVAHILDGFGWRDVFATVQTADDAPSKPHPAMVLQAGRAVGVPPEDIVMIGDTSFDIAMGRAAGARTVGVSWGNHTVEALREAGADHIIEDFAQLPPLVDARPMAAAL from the coding sequence ATGAAACTCGTTCTGTTCGACGTCGACGGCACGCTGCTCGACAGCCAGCATCTCATCTACAGCGCGCTCAGCGAGACGCTGGCGCGGATGGAGCGTCCGCTGATGGACCGCGCCTTCATGCTGAGCATCGTCGGCCTGTCGCTCGAGACGGCCATGGTGCATCTGCTCGGCCCGGAGACCCCGACGGCGGAGGTGGAGCGCGCCGCCGGGCATTATCGCGACATCTTCCAGGTCCTCCGTGCCGATCCTGCCTATGCTGCGCCGCTCTTTCCCGGTGCGCTCGAAACGGTGGCGGCGCTGCGCCGCCGCGACGATGTCGTGCTCGGCATCGCCACCGGCAAGTCGCAGCGCGGCGTTGCCCATATCCTCGACGGCTTCGGCTGGCGGGATGTCTTCGCCACCGTCCAGACGGCCGACGACGCGCCCTCCAAGCCCCATCCCGCCATGGTCCTCCAGGCCGGGCGCGCCGTCGGCGTGCCGCCGGAGGATATCGTCATGATCGGCGACACCAGCTTCGACATCGCCATGGGCCGCGCGGCTGGTGCGCGCACGGTCGGCGTGTCCTGGGGCAATCATACGGTGGAGGCCCTCCGCGAGGCCGGTGCGGACCATATCATCGAGGATTTCGCGCAGCTGCCGCCGCTGGTCGACGCCCGTCCGATGGCGGCCGCCCTGTGA
- a CDS encoding RluA family pseudouridine synthase codes for MSVETRIVTGDEDGMRLDRWFKTHFPDLAFGHLQKLLRSGQVRVDGGRAKTNDRLAKGQTIRVPPLPKADPAVPGIKRSAQIEKDATFIRSLILYEDKDVFVINKPHGLAVQGGSGTERHVDGMLAALAGPDGEKPRLVHRLDRDTSGVLVLARTRKAASDLAAIFRTRSARKIYWALVKGVPTPKQGRISLFLSKQLGIDGEKVRVMQHGDEEAVHSITYYSLVDRAANAVSWLSLKPVTGRTHQLRAHTAHIGHPIIGDPKYGADMENVPEELPKKLHLHARRITLPHPRGGTLDVTAPLPPHMRESFDILGFDASSYDPIVDAPED; via the coding sequence CTGTCTGTCGAAACCCGCATTGTTACCGGCGACGAGGACGGCATGCGCCTCGACCGCTGGTTCAAGACGCACTTCCCCGACCTCGCTTTCGGCCATCTCCAGAAGCTGCTGCGCTCGGGGCAGGTCCGCGTCGACGGCGGCCGTGCCAAGACCAATGACCGCCTCGCCAAGGGCCAGACCATCCGGGTGCCCCCCTTGCCGAAGGCCGATCCTGCCGTTCCCGGCATCAAGCGTTCGGCGCAGATCGAGAAGGACGCGACCTTCATCCGCTCGCTCATCCTCTATGAAGACAAGGACGTGTTCGTCATCAACAAGCCGCATGGGCTCGCCGTGCAGGGCGGCTCGGGCACCGAGCGCCATGTCGACGGCATGCTCGCCGCCCTTGCCGGTCCCGACGGCGAGAAGCCGCGCCTCGTCCATCGTCTCGATCGCGACACATCGGGCGTTCTCGTGCTCGCCAGGACGCGCAAGGCGGCCTCGGATCTCGCCGCCATCTTCAGGACGAGGTCGGCCCGCAAGATCTATTGGGCCCTCGTCAAGGGCGTTCCCACGCCGAAGCAGGGCCGCATCTCGCTCTTCCTCTCCAAGCAATTGGGCATCGACGGCGAGAAGGTCAGGGTGATGCAGCATGGCGACGAGGAGGCCGTGCATTCGATCACCTATTACTCGCTGGTCGATCGGGCCGCCAACGCCGTATCGTGGCTGTCGCTGAAGCCGGTCACCGGGCGCACGCATCAATTGCGCGCCCATACGGCGCATATCGGCCATCCGATCATCGGCGACCCGAAATATGGGGCGGACATGGAGAACGTTCCCGAGGAGCTGCCCAAGAAGCTGCATCTGCACGCCCGCCGCATCACGCTGCCGCATCCGCGCGGGGGCACGCTCGATGTCACTGCGCCGCTGCCGCCCCATATGCGCGAGAGCTTCGACATACTCGGCTTCGACGCCTCCTCCTATGATCCGATCGTCGACGCGCCGGAGGACTAG
- a CDS encoding ArsR/SmtB family transcription factor, with the protein MTDMVFEDAARCMAELGHPHRLQIFQLLIKAGDGGLSVGEIQRDLGIPKSTLAHHIAQLLAAGLMTQEREGRVQRCRIAAGRAKAFVTFFVTDCCEGLPGVELAI; encoded by the coding sequence ATGACGGATATGGTCTTCGAGGATGCGGCGCGGTGCATGGCTGAACTCGGCCATCCGCACCGCCTGCAGATCTTCCAGCTCCTGATCAAGGCCGGGGATGGCGGGCTTTCCGTCGGCGAAATCCAGCGGGACCTCGGCATTCCCAAATCGACCCTGGCCCACCATATCGCGCAGCTTCTGGCTGCAGGGCTGATGACGCAGGAGCGCGAGGGCAGGGTCCAGCGCTGCCGCATAGCGGCCGGGCGGGCCAAGGCTTTCGTCACATTCTTCGTGACGGATTGCTGTGAGGGCCTCCCGGGCGTCGAATTGGCGATTTGA
- a CDS encoding GFA family protein, whose product MSEKENMPVRATGGCLCGSVRYVLRGPLRDVWACHCYLCRRLHSHHAAYAACDPADLEVVHNGKLRWYRSSPSARRGFCAKCGAQLFWDGKGSDHISIAASTLNEPTGVRLVKHICVGQKGDYYEITDGLPQEGGSMA is encoded by the coding sequence ATGAGCGAGAAGGAAAACATGCCGGTACGGGCCACGGGCGGCTGCCTGTGCGGATCCGTCCGCTATGTCCTGCGCGGCCCGCTGCGCGACGTGTGGGCCTGCCATTGCTATCTGTGCCGGCGCCTGCACAGCCATCACGCCGCCTATGCCGCCTGCGATCCCGCCGATCTGGAAGTCGTGCACAATGGCAAGCTGCGCTGGTACCGCTCCTCCCCCTCGGCACGGCGGGGCTTCTGCGCCAAATGCGGTGCCCAGCTCTTCTGGGACGGCAAGGGCAGCGATCATATCTCGATCGCCGCGAGCACGCTCAACGAACCGACGGGCGTCCGGCTCGTGAAACATATCTGCGTCGGGCAGAAAGGCGACTATTACGAGATCACGGACGGGCTGCCGCAGGAAGGCGGATCGATGGCATAG
- a CDS encoding glycosyltransferase family 10 fucosyltransferase, with the protein MLILFYDTLWGQPLELGEEMDFGEEMAGTEFSTDRRRYDEADAVVFHLPEWPFTPTPAGTADGPPPKRPGQIWVAWSMECEEHYPLMRDAGFMRAFELTMTYKRDADIPLSYADPRGAAADMFAELRRPPPDRGRQAPLLASFISSSHDRSGRQAYHRELARHLPIDCYGAFMRNRTLVPDLGRQTKLETLPAYKFAIAFENARAEDYVTEKFFDPLRVGCVPVYLGAPNVEDFAPGDRCFIDAADYADPRALADHLLALSRDDDAYASYFEWKRKPLRRNFETLVQEQATSWLARLARRVRTALAG; encoded by the coding sequence ATGTTGATCTTGTTCTACGACACCCTGTGGGGGCAGCCGCTGGAGTTAGGCGAGGAGATGGACTTCGGCGAGGAGATGGCGGGCACGGAATTCTCGACCGACCGGCGCCGGTACGACGAAGCCGATGCGGTGGTCTTCCATTTGCCGGAATGGCCCTTCACCCCGACGCCCGCCGGGACGGCGGATGGTCCGCCGCCCAAACGACCGGGGCAGATATGGGTGGCTTGGTCGATGGAATGCGAGGAGCACTACCCGCTCATGCGGGATGCCGGCTTCATGCGCGCTTTCGAATTGACCATGACCTATAAGCGCGATGCCGACATTCCCCTGAGTTATGCGGATCCGCGAGGCGCCGCCGCCGACATGTTCGCCGAACTCCGGCGTCCGCCGCCCGATCGCGGCCGGCAGGCCCCCCTGCTGGCTTCCTTCATCTCCAGCTCCCATGACCGCAGCGGGCGCCAAGCCTACCATCGGGAGCTCGCGCGCCATCTTCCGATCGACTGCTATGGCGCCTTCATGCGCAATCGGACGCTCGTTCCGGATCTCGGACGCCAGACCAAGCTGGAGACGCTCCCGGCGTATAAATTCGCCATCGCCTTCGAGAATGCGCGCGCCGAAGATTACGTGACCGAGAAATTCTTCGACCCGCTTCGGGTCGGTTGCGTGCCGGTCTATCTCGGCGCGCCCAATGTCGAGGATTTCGCCCCCGGGGACCGCTGCTTCATCGACGCCGCCGACTATGCCGATCCACGGGCCCTCGCCGACCATCTGCTGGCGCTTTCAAGGGACGACGACGCCTATGCTTCCTATTTCGAATGGAAGCGCAAGCCGCTCCGCCGCAATTTCGAGACACTCGTCCAGGAGCAGGCGACATCCTGGCTGGCCCGCCTCGCCCGGCGCGTCAGAACGGCCCTCGCCGGCTGA
- a CDS encoding replication-associated recombination protein A, with product MADLFSSAGLEKDAPRPLADRLRPRTLAEVVGQDHLVGPDGALSRLLASGSLGSLIFWGPPGTGKTTVARLLAGETKLAFEQISAIFTGVADLKKVFEAARARRAMGRGTLLFVDEIHRFNRAQQDSFLPVMEDGTVTLVGATTENPSFELNAALLSRARVMVFHALDEVAIGRLLAHAEAMEGRSLPLDDEARAVLVRMADGDGRACLTLAEEAWRAAKPGEVFTAATLQQVLQRRAPIYDKSQDGHYNLISALHKSVRGSDPDAALYYLARMLDAGEDPLFLARRVVRMAVEDIGMADPQALVVANAAKDAYDFLGSPEGELAIAQAVVYVATAPKSNATYTAFKAAMRLAKEGGSLVPPKIILNAPTKLMQAESYGEGYRYDHDEPEGFSGQNYFPDALGRRQFYQPVERGFEREIRKRLDYWDKLRRERGGE from the coding sequence ATGGCCGATCTTTTTTCCTCGGCCGGCCTGGAGAAGGACGCGCCTCGCCCGCTCGCCGACCGGCTGCGGCCGCGCACGCTGGCCGAGGTGGTGGGGCAGGACCACCTCGTCGGTCCCGACGGCGCCCTCAGCCGCCTGCTGGCCTCGGGCTCCCTCGGCAGCCTGATCTTCTGGGGTCCGCCCGGCACGGGCAAGACGACGGTCGCCCGCCTGCTGGCGGGCGAGACCAAGCTCGCCTTCGAGCAGATTTCCGCCATCTTCACCGGCGTGGCGGACCTGAAGAAGGTGTTCGAGGCGGCGCGCGCACGCCGGGCCATGGGCCGCGGCACGCTGCTGTTCGTCGACGAGATCCACCGGTTCAACCGCGCGCAGCAGGATAGTTTCCTGCCGGTGATGGAGGATGGCACGGTGACGCTCGTCGGCGCCACCACCGAAAATCCCTCCTTCGAACTCAATGCCGCCCTGCTGTCGCGGGCGCGCGTGATGGTCTTCCATGCGCTGGACGAGGTGGCGATCGGCCGCCTGCTCGCCCATGCCGAAGCGATGGAGGGCAGGAGCCTGCCGCTCGACGACGAGGCGAGGGCGGTGCTGGTCCGGATGGCGGACGGCGACGGCCGCGCCTGCCTCACCCTCGCCGAGGAAGCGTGGCGGGCCGCCAAGCCTGGCGAGGTCTTCACCGCGGCGACCCTCCAGCAGGTGCTGCAGCGCCGGGCACCGATCTACGACAAGTCGCAGGACGGCCATTACAATTTGATCTCGGCCCTGCATAAATCCGTGCGCGGCTCCGATCCCGACGCGGCGCTCTATTATCTCGCCCGCATGCTCGATGCTGGCGAGGATCCCCTGTTCCTCGCCAGGCGCGTGGTGCGCATGGCGGTGGAGGATATCGGCATGGCCGATCCCCAGGCGCTCGTCGTCGCCAACGCCGCCAAGGATGCCTATGACTTCCTCGGCAGTCCCGAAGGCGAGCTCGCCATCGCCCAGGCCGTCGTCTATGTGGCAACGGCGCCGAAATCCAACGCGACCTATACGGCCTTCAAGGCGGCGATGCGCCTCGCCAAGGAGGGCGGCTCCCTCGTGCCGCCGAAGATCATCCTCAACGCGCCGACCAAGCTCATGCAGGCGGAAAGCTACGGCGAAGGCTATCGCTACGATCATGACGAGCCGGAGGGCTTTTCCGGCCAGAATTACTTCCCCGACGCGCTCGGGCGGCGGCAGTTCTACCAACCGGTCGAGCGCGGATTCGAGCGGGAGATCCGCAAGCGGCTGGACTATTGGGACAAGCTGCGCCGCGAACGCGGGGGCGAGTAG
- a CDS encoding Do family serine endopeptidase, with product MRRLSFAAAVLLGAQMSVACLAPATAQDAAVPTSPAEIKLSFAPIVKRVTAAVVNVYAQHVEKAQTNPMFDDPFFRRFFGGGEGTPRDRVERSLGSGVIVGKDGMIVTNYHVIENATQIRVALADKREFDADVVLTDERGDLAVLKLKGVKGDLATLDFADSDRVQVGDLVLAVGDPFGVGQTVTSGIISALARSQIGRSDFQSFIQTDAAINPGNSGGALVDMSGRLVGINTAIVSRSGGSIGIGFAIPAAMVEVVVNSAKAGSDRVLRPWLGASLQGVTPEIAESLSMDRPSGALVTQVGKAGPAAKGGLQTGDVVLDVDGVEVSDPDEFGYRFATKPLGGTARLGVLRGGKRITVAVALEAASETTPRDEAVLQGPSPLTGAKVANLSPAVAEMLGVPMDATGVVVTDVVEGSAAATFGFQKKDIIEVLNGEKVKDVGALKGLVQNERRLWRITISRDGQQISTILGG from the coding sequence ATGCGTCGCCTGTCTTTTGCCGCCGCGGTCCTGCTCGGGGCCCAGATGTCGGTGGCGTGCCTGGCGCCGGCGACGGCGCAGGATGCCGCCGTGCCGACGAGCCCGGCGGAAATCAAATTGTCCTTCGCGCCGATCGTGAAGAGGGTGACGGCCGCCGTCGTCAACGTCTATGCCCAGCATGTGGAGAAGGCACAGACCAACCCGATGTTCGACGATCCTTTCTTTCGCCGCTTCTTCGGCGGCGGGGAGGGAACGCCGCGCGATCGCGTCGAGCGGTCGCTGGGATCCGGCGTCATCGTCGGCAAGGACGGCATGATCGTCACCAACTACCATGTCATCGAGAATGCGACGCAGATCCGGGTTGCCCTGGCCGACAAGCGGGAGTTCGACGCCGATGTCGTCCTCACCGACGAACGGGGCGATCTCGCCGTGCTGAAGCTGAAGGGTGTCAAGGGCGACCTCGCAACGCTCGACTTCGCCGATTCCGACCGGGTCCAGGTCGGCGATCTCGTGCTGGCGGTGGGCGACCCGTTCGGCGTCGGCCAGACGGTGACCTCCGGCATCATCTCGGCGCTGGCGCGCAGCCAGATCGGCCGGTCGGATTTCCAATCCTTCATCCAGACGGATGCCGCCATCAATCCGGGCAATTCCGGCGGTGCGCTCGTCGACATGTCGGGCCGGCTCGTCGGCATCAACACCGCCATCGTCTCGCGGTCGGGCGGCAGCATCGGCATCGGCTTCGCCATTCCCGCCGCGATGGTGGAGGTGGTGGTCAATTCGGCCAAGGCCGGGTCCGACCGTGTGCTGCGTCCCTGGCTCGGCGCCAGCCTCCAGGGCGTGACGCCCGAGATCGCTGAATCCCTGTCGATGGACCGTCCGTCCGGCGCCCTGGTGACGCAGGTCGGCAAAGCCGGGCCGGCCGCGAAGGGCGGACTCCAGACGGGCGACGTGGTCCTCGACGTCGACGGGGTGGAGGTTTCCGACCCCGACGAGTTCGGCTACCGCTTCGCCACCAAGCCGCTCGGCGGCACGGCCCGCCTGGGCGTGCTGCGCGGCGGCAAACGCATCACCGTGGCCGTCGCGCTGGAGGCGGCCAGCGAGACGACGCCGCGCGACGAGGCGGTGCTGCAGGGCCCCTCGCCGCTGACCGGTGCCAAGGTGGCAAACCTGTCGCCGGCGGTGGCGGAGATGCTGGGCGTGCCGATGGATGCCACCGGCGTGGTGGTGACCGATGTCGTCGAGGGCAGCGCCGCCGCCACGTTCGGCTTCCAGAAGAAGGACATCATCGAGGTCCTCAACGGCGAGAAGGTCAAGGACGTCGGCGCGCTGAAGGGGCTGGTGCAGAACGAGAGGCGGCTGTGGCGCATCACGATCAGCCGTGACGGCCAGCAGATCTCCACCATACTGGGCGGCTGA
- the rplQ gene encoding 50S ribosomal protein L17 — translation MRHGKAHRKFNRTAEHRKAMFENMAASLIKHEQIVTTLPKAKDLRPIVEKLVTLGKRGDLHARRQAIAQLQDEVIVTKLFDVLAARYKDRHGGYTRVLKAGFRHGDSAPVGVIEFVDRDVDAKGQDSGPVQEQAEAA, via the coding sequence ATGCGTCACGGCAAGGCTCATCGTAAATTCAACCGCACCGCCGAGCATCGCAAGGCGATGTTCGAGAACATGGCGGCTTCGCTCATCAAGCATGAGCAGATCGTCACCACGCTGCCCAAGGCGAAGGACCTGCGTCCGATCGTGGAGAAGCTCGTCACCCTCGGCAAGCGCGGCGACCTTCATGCGCGCCGGCAGGCCATTGCCCAGCTGCAGGACGAGGTGATCGTCACCAAGCTGTTTGACGTGCTTGCTGCGCGCTACAAGGATCGGCATGGCGGCTACACCCGGGTGCTCAAGGCCGGCTTCCGGCACGGGGATTCGGCCCCGGTCGGCGTGATCGAGTTCGTCGACCGCGACGTCGACGCCAAGGGCCAGGACTCCGGTCCGGTCCAGGAGCAGGCCGAGGCGGCCTGA
- a CDS encoding DNA-directed RNA polymerase subunit alpha: MIQKNWQELIKPQKLEVTPGDDPRSQATAVAEPLERGFGVTLGNALRRVLLSSLQGAAVTSVHIDGVLHEFSSIPGVREDVTDIVLNIKEIAVKMGAEGPKRIVLKKQGPGQVFAGDIQTVGDIQILNPDHVLCTLDEGAEIRMEFTVNNGKGYVAADRNRPEDAPIGLIPVDSLYSPVKKVAFKVENTREGQILDYDKLTMTIETNGSITPDDALAFAARIIQDQLEVFVNFEEPKKESEAPSIPELAFNPALLKKVDELELSVRSANCLKNDNIVYIGDLIQKTEAEMLRTPNFGRKSLNEIKEVLAQMGLHLGMEVPGWPPENIEELAKRFEEHY, from the coding sequence GTGATTCAGAAAAACTGGCAGGAACTTATCAAGCCGCAAAAGCTCGAAGTGACTCCGGGTGACGATCCAAGGAGCCAGGCGACCGCCGTCGCCGAGCCTTTGGAGCGTGGTTTCGGCGTGACCTTGGGCAATGCGCTGCGTCGCGTTCTGCTGTCGTCCCTCCAGGGGGCCGCGGTGACGTCGGTTCATATCGACGGCGTGTTGCACGAGTTCTCGTCCATCCCCGGCGTGCGTGAAGACGTTACAGATATCGTCCTCAATATCAAGGAAATTGCCGTCAAGATGGGCGCCGAAGGCCCCAAGCGGATCGTGCTGAAGAAGCAGGGTCCGGGACAGGTCTTCGCAGGCGACATCCAGACGGTCGGCGATATCCAGATCCTCAATCCGGACCATGTGCTGTGCACGCTGGACGAGGGCGCGGAAATCCGCATGGAGTTCACCGTCAACAACGGCAAGGGCTATGTCGCGGCGGACCGCAACCGCCCGGAAGACGCGCCGATCGGCCTCATTCCGGTCGACAGCCTCTATTCGCCGGTCAAAAAGGTCGCCTTCAAGGTCGAGAATACCCGTGAAGGGCAGATCCTCGATTACGACAAGCTGACCATGACGATCGAGACCAACGGTTCGATCACGCCGGACGATGCGCTGGCCTTCGCGGCACGCATCATCCAGGACCAGCTGGAAGTCTTCGTCAATTTCGAAGAGCCCAAGAAGGAGTCCGAGGCCCCGTCCATTCCGGAGCTCGCCTTCAACCCGGCGCTTCTCAAGAAGGTCGACGAACTCGAACTGTCGGTGCGTTCGGCCAACTGCCTGAAGAACGACAACATCGTCTATATCGGCGACCTCATCCAGAAGACCGAGGCGGAGATGCTCCGCACGCCGAACTTCGGCCGCAAGTCCCTGAACGAGATCAAGGAAGTGCTGGCACAGATGGGTCTTCACCTCGGCATGGAAGTGCCGGGCTGGCCGCCTGAGAACATCGAAGAGCTCGCTAAGCGCTTCGAGGAACATTATTAA
- the rpsK gene encoding 30S ribosomal protein S11, which yields MAKEAAGRVRRRERKNIVSGVAHVNSSFNNTMITITDAQGNTIAWSSSGTMGFKGSRKSTPYAAQMAAEDAGRKASEHGMRTLEVEVSGPGSGRESALRALQASGFTITSIRDVTPIPHNGCRPRKRRRV from the coding sequence ATGGCAAAAGAAGCCGCAGGTCGCGTTCGCCGTCGCGAACGCAAGAATATCGTTTCTGGCGTTGCACACGTCAATTCGAGCTTCAACAACACGATGATCACCATCACCGACGCGCAGGGCAATACGATCGCCTGGTCGTCCTCGGGAACGATGGGCTTCAAAGGGTCCCGCAAGTCGACCCCGTATGCCGCGCAGATGGCCGCCGAAGATGCTGGCCGCAAGGCGAGCGAGCACGGCATGCGTACGCTGGAAGTTGAAGTGTCCGGCCCGGGTTCCGGTCGTGAATCGGCTCTGCGCGCCTTGCAGGCGTCGGGCTTCACGATCACGTCTATCCGCGACGTGACGCCAATTCCACATAATGGGTGCCGCCCGCGCAAGCGTCGTCGCGTCTGA